DNA sequence from the Actinopolymorpha sp. NPDC004070 genome:
TTCGACGACGGTCGCGGGCCAGCCGGCGCGGGCGCGGGGGCTGTCGTCCAGACCGGCCAGCAGCCATTCCGCGGCGGCCTGGGGATAGTCGGGACGGCTGCGTTCGTAGTCTGCTGCGGTGGACCCGAATGAGCGGCCCAGCGACCGTCGTACCGACTCTTCCATGGTGCGGTGATGGTACGCGAGGACCCACGGCCGGGACGGTTTCGGGTCGGTCCGTCCCTGGACCGGCTCGAACCGGCTCGGACGGTCTCAGCGGGCCGGGCCGGGAGCGCCGCAGGTGGCGTCGACCAGGCGGACCAGAGCCACCGTCAGCGCCCGCGGACCGTCGGTGAGAGTGCCCGAGACGTGCGCGCCCGGCCGGGTGGTGGCGGTCATCACCAGATCGGCGTCGGCGAACCGTCTGGCCCGGGTGCAGTCTCGTACCGTGATGTCAACGACGACTTGACGGTCGGTGTCGGAGTGCAGACTGAGCGGCAGTCCGTGCGCGGTGGCGGCGAACGCGCTTCGGGAGGACGTGCCCAGCGAGGTGAGCACGACGTCCGGCGCGGACAGGCCGGAGCCGACCAGTCCGGTCAGCCGGAGAGTGGGCGCCCGGCCGGGAGTGCCGGGGGTATTCGAGCCGTCGACCCGGGCGGCGTGCTCGCCCGACCACCACAGGGTGAGTGAGCTGGGACGTCGGCCGCACAGTTCGGCATCGGACTCCAGTCCGCTGGTGTCGATCGTGCCGGTGACCGTGGTCCGCTTCCCGAACGGACTGCTGGCGACGGCGGTGTAGCGCGGTGCCGGTGCCCGTGCCGAGGTCGGTGCGGACTTCGGACCCGAGGACGGGCAGGCCAGCTCGAGACGAAGGACATACGCCAGGTCATCCGGCCGGCCGGATGACCGCGTCACCTGCCGGCTGCTCCGGTGGCGGGCACTGCCGGCTCGTCCGCAGCCGCGGCAGCCGGACGTCGATGCGCTCGACGGTGAGGGGATGGTCACCGAGGTTGTGCAGGACGACCAGTACCGACACGCAGGCGCGGTCGTCCGGCTCGTCTGCGCCGGAACTTGCCTGGGCGAACAGCCGGACCGGCTCGGTGTGCGCGATGCCGCCGGCCTGGCGGACCCACCAGATGGCCCCGCCGGCGCCACCGACCAAGCCGGCGACCAGCACCGCCACCAGTGGGACGAATCGACGGCGCCGGAGCCGGCGGCCGCCACCGCGACGGGGGCCGCCGGCGGTTTCCTCGACGCGTCCGTCGTCGAGGACCTCGAACGAGGGCTCGCGAAACGCCGCCATGGCGCGACGATACGGCGCGGAACCAGTGGTTTGTCCTGCTTGGGAAAGCTTTTCGTCGTACGCGATGACGCCGATCGAGAACCCACACGGGAAAACGGCCAACCGGAGCGCAGCGGTATTTTCCGGTCGTCGCGGAATCGTTCACGCGCGTGCCGAACAAGGCTGGGCGACAGGCGCACGTCGGCCGGGTTACCAAGCGCGCACCTTGGTGTCGCTTCGGTCCCGGGGAACCCGGGAGCCGAAGCGACCGCCCTCGAAGACGGGCTGGTCGTCGCGTGGGTACCCGGCCGGCGTGCACGTCTCGTGCAATCAGAAGTGGCACCGGAGTGCTTCTTCTGGTCCCACGGGACGTACTGCCTTTCTACGGCCTTCGTCCCGCGAAGGAAAGGGTCCGGCCAAGATCTTTACTTTCGGCGCGCAGTTCGACCCGGGCGCGTACGTCGGAGATCCGGCCGCTGCGAACGGCCCACACCACCGCCATCGCCGCGCCGGCGCAGACGGCGACGGCCAGCGCGGGCCGTCGGCCGGACGTGCGCGAACCGGTCTCGTCCACCGCGGTCGGCCGGGCGAACCGGAGGACCGGCCAGCCGTTCTCGGCGGCGATGCGGCGCAGCGCGCGGTCGGGGTTGACGGCGTACGGATGGCCCACGACCCGCAGCAGGGGGAGGTCGGTGATCGAGTCGGAGTACGCGTAGCACTCGTCCAGGTCGTAAGCGCGCTCGGCGGCCAGCTCACGGACGGCGGTCGCCTTGTTCTCTCCGTACGAATAGAAGTCGATCACCCCGGTGTACTTGCCGTCCTGAACTCTCATCCGGGTGGCGATCACCCGGTCGGCACCCAGGAGTTCACCGATCGGCTCGACGACCTCCTGCCCGGACGAGGAGACGATGACCACCTCGTGTCCGGCTGCCTGATGGTCGGCCATCAGCGCGACGGCCTCGGCGAACACCAGCGGGTCGACGACGTGGTGCAGCGCCTCGGCCACGATGTCCTTCACGCCCTGCACGTCCCACCCGGTGACGATGGCCGACAGGTAGGCCCGCATCTTCTCCATCTGCTCGTGGTCGGCGCCGCCGAGCAGGTAGACGAACTGTGCGTACGCCGACCGCAGCACGGCCCGTCGGTTGATGAGACCGCCGTTGTAGAACGGCCGGCTGAAGGCGAGCGTGCTCGACCTGGCCAGAATCGTCTTGTCCAGGTCGAAGAACGCCGCGACGCGGTGACCGTGGTCGGGCCGTTGCGGGTCTTCGTCGGGCATTCTCGGCAGGTCCTCGTCCGTCGTCGGTCGGGCTGTCGGGCGTTCGGGCCGGCAGCTGGGCCGTGCCGGGCCGGTCGGCGGTCGGCCATCCCAACCCTAGGTCCGCGCCGGGGAAGCCGGAATGGTCGGTGCGCAACGCTTCGCGGTCGAGCAGTGGTCTTTTCGGTAGCGGCCCCGGTCACCGGGCGATCGGCGTCCGGGCCCGACAAGGCGCGGGATTCCGGCACACGGCGGGTGATGTCCAGGGGATGGCGGGACTCCGTGGGACTCGGTGGGGATCATCGTGGGCGGCCTCGGCCTTTTCCCCACGAGGGTTTGGCGCGGCGGACACCCGTGAGACAAACTGAGTGTGAGCCCTCGTCCGAAGTTTGAGACGACCTCGGTGAGGGAAGCAGAAGCTCAGCGGCTGACCCCCTCGCCGCTGGTGCCGGCCCAGCTCGCCGAGCGCGCTGAGGCCAGGGACAGCCCCCGCTCTCCCCCCCGGCGGGGGCTGTCGCCTGTGTAGCTTGTGTCGTCTGCTCTAGTGCCCGGCGCGCACCCTCGCGAACCCTCCGAGTTTCCGCGCTCGCCCCTGCCGTTTCCCGGTTGTTTTCCACACCGACGTGATCGGTGGGGCAGTCCACAGGCGTGGTTCGGGCCCGCTCGCCGCACTCGGCGGCGAGGCATCGTGAGTGCCTTCCGACCGCTCTTCGCCCTTCTGTGGCTGGTTCGAAAGGTTCTTCATGTCTGGACTCGTGCCCGGGCCGCGGCCAGTCGTCGCGACGGCCGACGAACTCCTCCTCGACGATCTCGTCCGCCTCGCCACCGCGGCCGGCGCCGGGTTGGAGGTGGCGGCCGATGCCGGGATGGCGCGCCGGCTGTGGCCGGCGGCGCCCCTCGTCCTCGTCGGCGCCGACCTGGTGGCCGATCTCGTCCGTGCGAGCCCGCCACGTCGCCCGGACGTGGTCGTGGTCGGCCACACGCTGGACAGCCGAGGGTTGTGGCAGGGCGCGGTCGAGCTGGGCGCCGAGCATGTCCTCCAGCTCCCCGACGCGGAGCAGTGGATCGTTCATCGGCTGGCCGACGCCGCCGAGGGTGCGGGGCGGTCGGCGGTCGTGGTCGGCGTGGTGGGCGGACGCGGCGGTGCGGGAGCTTCCACGCTCGCCGCTGCCCTGGCGGTGACGGCAGCCGGCCGCGGTGTACGAAGTCTCCTGGTCGACGGCGATCCGCTCGGTGGTGGCATCGAGCTGATCCTCGGCGGTGAGGACTGCACGGGTATGCGATGGCCGGAGCTGGTGGCGACCGAGGGGAGGGTGAGCGCGGGTGCCCTACGATCCGCGCTGCCCCGCGTCGACGATCTGGTGGTGCTGTCCTGGGACCGCGGTGACCTGCTCACCATCCCGCGCGCGGCGATGCGATCGGTGCTCAACGCGGCCGGGCGCGGGGGCGACCTCGTGGTGGTCGACCTGCCCCGGCACGTCGACGAGGCCACCGAGGCGGCATTGGCGCAGTGCACCCTCGCGCTGCTGGTCGTCCCCGCCGAGGTGCGTGCCGTCGCGGCAGCCGCGCGGGTGCGGTCGGCCATCGGCGCGTTGGTGTCCGACCTTCGGTTGGTGGTGCGCGGGCCGTCACCGGCGGGGCTGGACGGTGAGGTGGTGGCCGCGGCGCTGGAGCTTCCGCTGGTCGGTGAGCTCGCGCCCGAGCCCCGGCTGGACGTGATGCTCGAACACGGCGAGCCGCCCGGTCGCCGTGGCAAGGGCCCGCTCGCGACGTTGTGCCGGCGGCTGCTGGCCGACCTGGGCATCGACGGGGCCCGGCTGGCCGCGCCGTCGGCGCAGGGGGACCGGGGGGACCGGGGGGACCGGGGAGCACAGCCGGCGGCGGACCTCGACGCGCGGCCCGGCCGCCGGGCGCGCCAGGACCGCCGGGCCCGTCGGAACGGAACGGCCGCATGAGCGGGGCCGCGACCGCCGCACCGGTCGACCAGGCTTTGCTCGACCGGGTTCGCCAGGTGCTGGCCCAGCAGTCGGCCGACCCGACACCGGCCAGGGTGGCCGCCGCCCTCGGGGCGGACGGCCGGATTCTCGGTGACGCCGCCGTCCTGCGCATCGTGGAGACGCTGCGCCGCGAGCTCGCGGGCGCCGGTCCCCTCGAGGGGCTTCTCGCCGATCCCGCCGTGACCGACGTCCTGGTCCAGGGTGCGCGTCGGGTGTGGGTCGATCGCGGTGCCGGCCTCGAACTCACCGACGTCGCCTTCGCCGACGAGGCCGCCGTACGCCGGCTCGCCCAGCGCCTGGCCGGCAGTGCGGGACGCCGGCTCGACGACGCGACCCCGTTCGTGGACGCCCGGCTCGCCGACGGCACGCGTCTGCACGCCGTGCTGGCGCCGGTGTCCACCCGTGGCACCTGCATCTCGCTGCGGGTGCCGCGCCGGCGGGTGTTCACCGTCGAGGAGCTGGTGGCCGAGGGATCGGTACCGGACGAGGGCGCGCATCTGCTCAGCAGGCTCGTCAAGGCCAGGTTGGCGTTCCTCGTCTCGGGAGGCACCGGCGTCGGGAAGACCACACTGCTGGCCGCCCTGCTGTCGCTGGTCCCGGCGTCCGACCGGCTGGTTCTGGTGGAGGACTCGGGGGAGCTTGCCCCCGACCACCCGAACGTCGTCGCGCTGGAGGCGCGCCCGGCCAACCTCGAGGGCGCGGGGGAGATCACCGTTCGTACGTTGGTGCGCCAGGCCCTGCGGATGCGGCCCGATCGGCTGGTCGTCGGTGAGGTCAGGGGCGCAGAGGTGGTCGACCTGTTGGCGGCCCTCAACACCGGCCATGAAGGCGGCTGCGGCACCCTGCACGCCAACTCGGCCGCGGAGGTGCCGGCGCGGATCGAGGCGCTCGGGGTCGCCGCCGGGCTGGGCCGGGCCGCCGTGCACAGCCAGCTGGCCGCGGCTGTCGACGTGGACGTGCATCTGGTTCGCGGGCGCGACGGTCGCCGCCGGGTGGGCGAGGTCTGCGTGTTCGAACGCCAGCCCACCGGTCTGGTGGCCGCGGTGTCCGCGGTGCGGTTCGACGCCGACGGCGAGGTGCGGGTCGGTCCGGGTCTGCCCAGGCTGCGCCGGCTGCTGACCAGGCGAGACGTCGGTGACCGTGGCGGTGCGCGATGAGCTACGGCGTACTGCTCGCCGCCGGCCTGGTCGGTCTCGCCGTCGCGGTGAGCCTGCCCGCGCCGCCGAGCAACCTGTTGCGCCGGCTGTGTGCGGACACGTCCGTGCCCATACCTCCTGCCGGCAGAGGCCGGCCGGGGAACGCCGGCGCCGGCGTCGGTCCAGTCCCGAGCGGCCGGCGGACCCTCGGCCGGGGCGCCGGTCCGCTCCGGGCCCTTGTTCGCCGGCTCGGCGTCGTGGTGTCCCGGCGGAAGGACGTGCGCAGGCGGAGGGCGGCCCTGTGGGAGGCGACGGAGACCGTCGCCGCCGAGCTCCGCGCCGGCCGCAGCGCCGACCAGGCACTTGCTGCCGGGGCGAGCGTGCTGCCCGACCTCGCAGCGGCCGCGGCGGTGAGCAGGATGGGCGGTGACGTGCCCGCGGCTCTGCGCGCGGTGCACGCGCCGGGAGCGGAGCACCTGCGGCGACTGGCCGTGGCGTGGTCGGTCGCCGGGAGCACCGGCGCCGGTCTGGCCGCCGTTCTGGAGCGGATCGCCCGCGGCATGCGGGCCGAGGAACGTCTCCGGGAGGAGGTGGCCGCGACCCTGGCCGCACCTCGGGCCACCGCCCGGATGCTTGCCGTCATGCCCCTGGTGGGCTTGGCCCTCGGTGCGGGGGTCGGCGCCAACCCGTTGACGTTCCTCTTCCGAACTCCCTACGGCCTGGGCTGCCTGGTGCTGGGCACGCTTCTCGCCGCTGCCGGAGTGTGGTGGGTCGAGCGCCTGGCAGGGCGCGCGGAGGGTCAGCCGTGAGCTTCCTGGCCGCCGCTCTGGTCGGCCTTGCGGTCGCGATGTGGGCCGGTCCGGCGACGGCTCGCCGGCGCCTGGATCACATTCGTCCCCGGCTTCCGATGTCCCGTGCACATCTGTCCCGTGCGCATCCGCCGGCACCCGGAAACGAGCGGCGGAACCAGTTGCTCGCTGCCGCGCTCGCCGGCTGCGCGGTCGCGGTGGTCGTGGGTGGTGTGATCGGACCCGTCCTCGGTGCGGCCGTGGCCTTCGTGGTGCCGTGGGTGCTGGGCCGGCTGGAGCCCCGGGCGGTGCGCCGTCGCCGGGAACAACTCGTCGCGGACCTGCCCTTCGTGGCCGACCTGCTGGCCGGCTGCCTGCGGGCCGGAAGTTCACCGCAGCGGGCGATCGAGGCCATCGCGGTGGAACTCGACGGGCCGACGGGGAGTGCGCTCGGGCAGGTGGCCACGGCGTTCCGGCTCGGTGCGAACGCCCGGACGGCGTGGGCGGGCTTCCTCGCCGAGGACGCGCTGGCGTCGTTCGGGCGGGCAATGGTGCGGGTCTGGGACTCCGGTGCACCACTGGCAACCACCCTCGACCGGCTGGCCGACGACGCCCGCGCCACCCTCCGGTCACGAAACGACCAGCGCGCCCGAACGGTCGGGGTGCACGCCGCCGCGCCGCTGGGGTTGTGCTTCCTCCCCGCCTTCGTCCTGGTGGGGATCGTCCCACTGGTCGCGGGTGCGGTGGACACCTTCCTGCGTTGACTTCTCCGCCTGTCGTCGAGCATCCCGGCGGGTGCCGTCGCCCCCTGCGAGAAGGCACTCTCCGGCCATGGGTGTGGCCATCGCAGGGGGCCGCACGTCAACCTGTCCTTGCGCGGGACGGACCTCGAATCGTACACCGCGCGAGCCGGGTGATCAGTGCTCCTAGGTTCCTGAATCCCTGTCCTGGTTGGAGATTCGTCCACAGGAAGGCCGTCGGCCGAGTTGTCCTCAGGGCCTGATGAGAGGGCGCGGCGGCAGACGCCTTTCCAGCATTGTCGATGCATCGCCTCGCACATCGGGGCGCCGGACCGGCCGGTCGCCGGAACTCCTGGAGGTACGTATGCGCAAGGTGCGCCGGATCGCTCGCCCGGACGAGCGGGGCATGACGACGGCGGAGTACGCCGTGGGCACCGTGGCCGCGGCCAGCTTCGCCGGTCTGCTGATCAAGCTGCTGACGAGTTCGGAAGTGCAGCAGTTGTTGATGAAGCTCGTCAAGGCCGCGTTGAGCCTGGCGGGCTGACCGCGGTGGCCGGCCCGCCTGGCGAGCCGGGCGGGCCGGCCACCCGGCAGTGAGGCGAGGAGCGGCGGCGTGTCGCGGGTTCGTGGTGCCGAAGCAGGAGGCGTCGGCGGTGTCGGAGTGGAGGCGTTCGTGGTCCCGGAGCGACGGCAGCGGAGGAGAGGCGAAGGAGTCGTGAAGGTGCAGGCGAGGTTGCGCGGCCAGGCGGGCATGGTGACGGCCGAGACGGCGGTGGCGCTGACCGCACTGGTCGCGGTGACGCTGGGAATGACCTGGGTGGTCGCGGTGGTCGGGATCCAGGCCCGGTGCGTGGACGCCGCGCGTAACACCGCACGTGCCGTGGCGCGTGGCGAGTCCATCGCCGCCGGTCAGGAGGAGGGACGGCGCAGTGCGCCCGAGGGTGCACGGATCACCGTGCGCCGCGGTGGCGGGATCGCGAGCGTCGAGGTGGCCGCGGACGCCAGGCCGTCCTGGCCGATGCTGTCCCGACTGCCGGCGATCACCGTCGGCGGGCACGCGGTCGTCGCGCTCGAACCGGGCGTCTCCTGACATGGCGGCGAGGGCGGTTCAGGACAAGGCCCGCGACGTGACCCGCGACATGACCCAGAACCGGGCGCGGGACGTGGCAGAGGCGGACCCGTCCAGGGCGCAGGCGTTCCGTCGCGGGCGGGAACGCGGCAGCGGCGGCGTCTGGACGCTGGCAGCAGCCGCGATCGTGGTGATGGCAGCGGTCGTGTCGACGACGATGGTCGCCGTTGTCGGTGCCGGACGCAGGGCGGACACCGCGGCTGATCTGGCGGCGTTGTCGGCCGCGGCGGTTCGCCCGGACCAACTCGGCTCCGCCTGTGCGATCGCCGGCCGGATCGCGGTCGCACACCGGGCGCGGCTGGTGGCCTGTGTGGTGGAAGGGAACGAGGTGGACGTCACCGTGGAGGCGTACCCCGCCGCGCCGGGAGGGGAGCTGTTCGTCGTGCGGGCCCGAGCGCGCGCCGGCCCGACCATCCAGCCGCCCTGAACGAAGTCGGGCGGTCAGGGCATGGGGTCCTGGCGGACCCCGTGACGAGGCTCGTGGGCCGGGGAAGCGGCCCGGTTGGTGTAGCCGCCGGGGTCGGTGCGGCCTCCGGTGTCTTGCGGGCCACCCGCGTCGCCGGGCCGGCCGGCCTCACCCGGCGGGTAGTCACGAGTGCCGTGCTCGGTCGGCCCGCCCGAGGCGGTGCCGGATTCGCGGCGCCCCGACGAGGGTCCACTGTCGGCCGACTGATGCGGCGCGGTCCCGCCCGCCTGCCGGCCCGGCTCGCCCGAGCCGGATCCGAGCTCGCCGCCCGTGGAGGACCCGCCGCCGGCAACCGCACCGGTGCCGTCGGCCGACCTCTGGCGCAGCTCCTTCAGCTCCCGCTGGCGGGTGCGCCACCGTTTGATGCCGACCACCAGGCACCAGGCTCCGAACGCGGCGGCGATCGTGACGCCGACCCCGATGAAGAAGAACGTGGAGGTGGAACTCTCGATCCGCAGTGGCCCCAGCTCGACGGCGGTCGGCTGACCGCCGCCCACCGCGATTCCCACCGCGGCGGCGACCAGCACCAGCACCAGAATGACTCCGACGACGATCATGTGCCGTCATCTCCTTCGACAGACCGGGCCTCGCGCGGCGCCCCGTTGAGCAGAACATCCAGCAGCCGAACAGCACCGGACTTGTCGAGCGGGTTGTTGCCGTTTCCGCACTTCGGGGAGTGTACGCATGATGGGCAGCCGTCGCCGCAATGACAAGCCGCGATCGCGTCGCGTGTCGCCGCGAGCCACTCGGCGGCCGCGGTGAAGCCGCGCTCGGCGAATCCCGCACCGCCGGGGTGGCCGTCGTAGACGAACACCGTCATCCGGCCGGTGTCCGGGTGCAGTGCGGTGGAGACGCCACCGACGTCCCAGCGGTCGCAGGTGGCGAAGAGCGGCAGCAGGCCGATGGCCGCGTGCTCGGCGGCGTGCGCGGCGCCGCCGACGTCAGTGCGGCGAAGCCCGGCCTCCGCGAGCTGGTAGTCCGACACCGTCCACCAGACGGCTCTGGTCTGCAGTGTGCGGGGCGGAAGGTTCAGTGGCACCTCACCGAGTACCTCTCCGCTGACCAGCCTCCGGCGCAGGTAGGCCACGACGCGGTTCTCCACCTTCACCGC
Encoded proteins:
- a CDS encoding Rv3654c family TadE-like protein gives rise to the protein MAARAVQDKARDVTRDMTQNRARDVAEADPSRAQAFRRGRERGSGGVWTLAAAAIVVMAAVVSTTMVAVVGAGRRADTAADLAALSAAAVRPDQLGSACAIAGRIAVAHRARLVACVVEGNEVDVTVEAYPAAPGGELFVVRARARAGPTIQPP
- a CDS encoding type II secretion system F family protein produces the protein MSYGVLLAAGLVGLAVAVSLPAPPSNLLRRLCADTSVPIPPAGRGRPGNAGAGVGPVPSGRRTLGRGAGPLRALVRRLGVVVSRRKDVRRRRAALWEATETVAAELRAGRSADQALAAGASVLPDLAAAAAVSRMGGDVPAALRAVHAPGAEHLRRLAVAWSVAGSTGAGLAAVLERIARGMRAEERLREEVAATLAAPRATARMLAVMPLVGLALGAGVGANPLTFLFRTPYGLGCLVLGTLLAAAGVWWVERLAGRAEGQP
- a CDS encoding HAD-IB family hydrolase; amino-acid sequence: MPDEDPQRPDHGHRVAAFFDLDKTILARSSTLAFSRPFYNGGLINRRAVLRSAYAQFVYLLGGADHEQMEKMRAYLSAIVTGWDVQGVKDIVAEALHHVVDPLVFAEAVALMADHQAAGHEVVIVSSSGQEVVEPIGELLGADRVIATRMRVQDGKYTGVIDFYSYGENKATAVRELAAERAYDLDECYAYSDSITDLPLLRVVGHPYAVNPDRALRRIAAENGWPVLRFARPTAVDETGSRTSGRRPALAVAVCAGAAMAVVWAVRSGRISDVRARVELRAESKDLGRTLSFAGRRP
- a CDS encoding type II secretion system F family protein translates to MSFLAAALVGLAVAMWAGPATARRRLDHIRPRLPMSRAHLSRAHPPAPGNERRNQLLAAALAGCAVAVVVGGVIGPVLGAAVAFVVPWVLGRLEPRAVRRRREQLVADLPFVADLLAGCLRAGSSPQRAIEAIAVELDGPTGSALGQVATAFRLGANARTAWAGFLAEDALASFGRAMVRVWDSGAPLATTLDRLADDARATLRSRNDQRARTVGVHAAAPLGLCFLPAFVLVGIVPLVAGAVDTFLR
- the ssd gene encoding septum site-determining protein Ssd translates to MSGLVPGPRPVVATADELLLDDLVRLATAAGAGLEVAADAGMARRLWPAAPLVLVGADLVADLVRASPPRRPDVVVVGHTLDSRGLWQGAVELGAEHVLQLPDAEQWIVHRLADAAEGAGRSAVVVGVVGGRGGAGASTLAAALAVTAAGRGVRSLLVDGDPLGGGIELILGGEDCTGMRWPELVATEGRVSAGALRSALPRVDDLVVLSWDRGDLLTIPRAAMRSVLNAAGRGGDLVVVDLPRHVDEATEAALAQCTLALLVVPAEVRAVAAAARVRSAIGALVSDLRLVVRGPSPAGLDGEVVAAALELPLVGELAPEPRLDVMLEHGEPPGRRGKGPLATLCRRLLADLGIDGARLAAPSAQGDRGDRGDRGAQPAADLDARPGRRARQDRRARRNGTAA
- a CDS encoding TadA family conjugal transfer-associated ATPase — translated: MSGAATAAPVDQALLDRVRQVLAQQSADPTPARVAAALGADGRILGDAAVLRIVETLRRELAGAGPLEGLLADPAVTDVLVQGARRVWVDRGAGLELTDVAFADEAAVRRLAQRLAGSAGRRLDDATPFVDARLADGTRLHAVLAPVSTRGTCISLRVPRRRVFTVEELVAEGSVPDEGAHLLSRLVKARLAFLVSGGTGVGKTTLLAALLSLVPASDRLVLVEDSGELAPDHPNVVALEARPANLEGAGEITVRTLVRQALRMRPDRLVVGEVRGAEVVDLLAALNTGHEGGCGTLHANSAAEVPARIEALGVAAGLGRAAVHSQLAAAVDVDVHLVRGRDGRRRVGEVCVFERQPTGLVAAVSAVRFDADGEVRVGPGLPRLRRLLTRRDVGDRGGAR
- a CDS encoding DUF4244 domain-containing protein; translation: MRKVRRIARPDERGMTTAEYAVGTVAAASFAGLLIKLLTSSEVQQLLMKLVKAALSLAG
- a CDS encoding TadE family type IV pilus minor pilin; translation: MSRVRGAEAGGVGGVGVEAFVVPERRQRRRGEGVVKVQARLRGQAGMVTAETAVALTALVAVTLGMTWVVAVVGIQARCVDAARNTARAVARGESIAAGQEEGRRSAPEGARITVRRGGGIASVEVAADARPSWPMLSRLPAITVGGHAVVALEPGVS